The following nucleotide sequence is from Ferruginibacter lapsinanis.
GTATCAATATTAAAATATCTCGACAATACCCTAAACACATTACCATCTACAACAGCATGAGGTAAATTAAATGCAAATGAACCAATTGCTGCAGCCGTATAAGGACCAACACCTTTCAACGATAAGATATCTTCATATTTATCCGGAAATTTTCCTTTTAGCTCTGTAGAAATATATTTTGCGGTTGCTATTAAATTTTTACAACGGCTATAATAGCCCAATCCTTCCCAAAGCTTAAAAACTTTTGTTTCAGGGGCTTTTGCCAATTGGTTGATAGTAGGAAATGTTTTTACAAACCGATTATAATAGTTTAAGCCTTGATCTACCCTTGTTTGCTGCAAAATAATTTCACTTAACCATATTTTATATGGGTCTTTTTCTCCTTTCCAGGGCATTTCCCGATCATTTGCTTCCTCGTTCCACTTTAGCAGTGCTTTACTGAAATAACGCTTATTAGTATTGATAGCCATCATTTTTCAAATTTCTTATAAATTAAATATCCATCCACAATAAATATATCAAAACTACAAGTTATTGATTATCAATTTATTACCGCAAAAAAGATATTCAAAAAATATAAATATTGCTGCTAAGTACTGATTATCAATGATTAGTGTTGCATTTTTCATTTATTTGTTTTACTTTTCGTGTACCATTATATACTTAAATTTCCTAGCCATGAGAAAAGCAGACCTAATCAATCAAATTTCAGAAAAAACCGGCATACCAAAAGTTGATGTATTGGTAAGCCTTGAAACAATGTTCAAAGAAATAAAGCAATCTCTGATAGCCGGAGAGAACATATACATACGTGGCTTTGGCAGCTTTATAACGAAAAAAAGAGCCGCAAAGATCGGACGAAATATTAAGAAAAATATTGCAGTAGAAATTCCGGAACACTATATCCCCGCCTTTAAACCTGCGAAAGAATTTGTTCAGGAAGTAAAAAATAAGAAAATAGAAGATACGCCAATAAGTGAGGATTAGCCTACCTTTGCCGCTCAATTTCTCTTTGTGAAAAAACAACAAATATTTCTTGCTGCAGGAGGCCTATGCCTTTTGGTGATTTTATTCATTTTTGGCAAAACGGTCGCAAAAAAAGAACCCGTTGCAGGTATGCCTGCCAATCTTGGCGTGCCTAAGTTTGCAGTTGCCGACCTAATTAAGTCTGCAAAGCAAAAACTCCCTTTGTATCAGGTTGATTATCTGGACAAAATAGAAAATGGTGTGTCCAGGGGTGATGTAAAAGAGCTGCAAATTAAAAACCTTGATGCCTTGGCCGGCTTCTGGGAAGATTCCGTTCATGACCATGACTTACATTTATTTTATACTTCAGAGAGTGCAAAGTTGGTAAATTCTGAAAAAAACCTCACCTTTGCAGCCCAATTGATGTTGGCTAGCTTGCGCAACGAGCAGGATATAGCTAAAAGAGGTTGGAAAGCCGAACAGGCAATAGAGTTATTTGATAAGGCAATAGTACTAAATCCCAACAACGACAATTTAAAAGTTGGAAAGGGAAGTTGCTACGTATTTGGTAAGGGGATGGCAGGCGAAGCTCAGGAAACCATGAAAGGTATACAAGAGTTATTGCAAGTGGTTAAAAGAGATAGTACCAATATGGAGGCACAGTTAGTATTAGGAATCGGCGGTGTAATTTCTACTCAATACGATAAAGCGATCAATCGTTTAAATATTGTAGTTAATAACCAACCCGATAATGCCGAAGCTATATCATGGTTAGCAGATGCTTATGCCGGAAAAGGAGATAAACAGAATGCGCTGAAATGGTATCAAATAAGTAAAAGAATTGTAAATAATCCACATTATAGCAAAGAGGTAGATGAAAGGATTAAACAATTGAAGTAGAAATCAAGAAACTGATTATAAAAATTATTTTTCAACAACAAAAAGACTAGGATATGCCTTGTGGTAAAAAAAGAAAACGTCATAAAATAGCTACTCACAAGCGTAAAAAGCGTTTAAGAAAGAACCGTCATAAGAAGAAATAATTAATTTCTTTTTATAGCAGGTGCCGGCATATCCCACGCCGGCACACATTTATCAGCATACACGATTGTTTGCCAATTTTTGGTACCCATTCGTATATGCTGTATGTTAATGTTATCCTTCCGTGATGTATACGTCTACTTAAAAGTATTACGCTTTGACAAAGGAATTGATTATAAATGTTGCACCTCAGGGCGTAGAGATCGCTTTGATGGAGGACAAGAAATTAGTGGAGTTGCACAATGAAAAAGCTGATGCAAACTTTGCTGTGGGAGACCTATATCTTGGAAAAGTAAAAAAACTGATCCCGGGTTTAAATGCGGCCTTTATAGATGTAGGTTTTGAAAAAGATGCCTTTTTACATTATACTGATCTAAGTCCATATGTAAGATCCATATTAAAATTCACGAATCTTTCCATTGCCGATAAAAGTGAAGGTGGTTTAGATTTTGGAAAGTTTACAGTAGAGCCGGAAATTGTTAAGACAGGTAAAATTGCCGAAGTTTTAAGCGGCAAGCCTAATGTATTGGTTCAGATCTTAAAAGAGCCGATTGCCGCAAAAGGTCCTCGCCTTAGTTGCGAATTATCTCTTCCCGGAAGATTTGTTGTCATCACTCCTTTTAATGACATTATCGCTGTTTCCCGTAAGATACATAGTGCCGAAGAAAGAAAAAGATTACATAAAATAATTGAAGCGATCAAACCAAAGAATTTTGGTGTAATTGTTCGTACAGCAGCGGAAGGAAAAAACACAGCCGAATTACACGATGATCTTTTGTCATTGGTAAACACCTGGAAAACAATTCAGAAAAATCTAAACGGAGCGGTGCCTCCAGCAAAAATATTAAGTGAGCAGGCCAAAGCTACCAGTATGCTTCGTGATCTGTTAAACGAAGATTTTAATCGTATTGTAGTAAATGATAAAAACATTTTCAATGATACAAAAAATTATATCCAGCGAATAGCGCCTGAGAAAGTTGACATCGTTACTTACTACAATAACGGCTCTCCCATTTTCGATAGTTTTGGTATTACCAAGCAAGTAAAGTCTTCTTTTGGTAAAACAGTCAATCTCCCAAGTGGTGCTTACCTTATCATAGAACATACTGAAGCATTACACGTAATAGATGTAAACAGTGGATATAAAAGTGTAAGTAATAATCAGGAACAAAATGCCCTGGAGACCAATTTGGAAGCGGCCGAAGAAATTGCAAGACAAATGAGACTGAGAGATCTGGGCGGCATTATTGTTGTAGATTTCATCGATATGAAACTGATGGACAATCGTAAACGCCTTGCTGATGCAATGGAAGAGTTTATGCGTACCGACAGAGCAAAACATGCTGTATTGCCTATCAGCAAATTTGGTTTGATGCAGGTTACACGTCAGCGCATGAAACCTGAAATGAATATTAATACCAGCGAAGTTTGTCCGAGTTGCAATGGCACAGGAAAAATTTCTTCTACACTGGTATTAGAAGATGAGATAGAAAAAAATCTGAGCTATCTTATCATGCAAAAACATAAGGGTTTAACAGTAGAGGTACATCCCATCTTATTTGCATACCTCACAAAAGGTTTCCCAAGCAAACGCCGCAGGTGGAGCTGGAAATACAAACAAACTATAAAACTAAAAGCAAACAGTAATTATCATCTCACAGAATTTCATTTCTTCGATAATAATTATGATGAGATAAAGCTATAAAAAGAAACCCTGAAAATTTCAGGGTTTCTTTTTATGTAAATTAGCTATCAAACAGCTTTCCTATTGGGAACGTTTGCATAGAAATTTTAACGAGATGGCCTATTCACTTGCAATTTTATGCATCTTTAAGAATCAATTCATTTAAATTTGTTTTTCGTAAAATAATTAAATTGCCATAAAATGAAAAAAATATTCCTTTCGGTTATTGTTGCCTGTACATTACTTCTTTGGGCATGTAAAAAAGAATCCGCTTCCTCTCCAGAAGTTTGTTTTACCGCTGCAATTATAGACTCTGTAAAAGTAAAGAATGCTGATACCGCAAAAGTAAGAGAGATATTAAGTCATTCATCACAATATTTGATAGATAGTGCATACTTATTCAGCAAAATGGATTCTATAAATCATGTAAGAGTAGATAGCGTAATAAAAATAAATGCTGCCGATTTTTTAGTGACTTTAGCTGACTCAACTCCAGTATACAAGCAACGTGTATTCTTTAAATATTGCGGAACCCCTTCAAATTACCGGGTAATTTATACAGGTGATCTTGGCCATCAATATAAAGACGATGTGACCACAACATTCGGCGGTGGTATGTATTTTACTGATAGTGTTTTTAGTTATAACTATGCTGCAGTAGCTACAGGAAGATTTAATGTTGCTGTTGTTGCTACCAATGTAGCCGATTACGGAAACGATCTTAAAAGAAGTGTTGTTACTAAAGTGATCAAAACAAAATAGTTTTTAAAATTGATTATATAAGAAAGGGTTACAGCAATTGTAACCCTTTCTTGTATCTAATTACTTAAATTAATCTCTGCTTCGTCCATTATAGATCATTATATAATACACCAACATAGCAATAGAGGAAAGTGCAGCCACAACGTAAGTCAACGCAGCCCATTTTAACGCATCTTTAGCTTTTGCATCTTCATCACTGGTTGTTATATTGGCAGTATTCAACCATTTCAAAGCTCTTGCCGATGCATCAAATTCAACCGGTAAAGTAACAACAGTAAATAAAGTTGATACTGCAAACAGTACAATACCAATTAACAGTATGGTTTGATTGCCACCGCCAAAACCCATGAAACCAATACCTGCAAGAATTACCCATTGAGAAAGATTAGTGCTAATCTGGGTTACAGGCACTAACTTACTTCTCAATTGCAACATCGAATACGCCGTTGCATGTTGTACTGCATGTCCGCATTCATGCGCCGCCACAGCGGCTGCAGCTACATTTCTCCCTTCAAACACATCCGGACTAAGATTGACCGTTTTTTTAGTCGGATCATAATGATCTGACAAAAATCCGGGAACTGATACAACATCCACATCGTAAATGCCATTGTCTCTCAGCATTTTTTGAGCTACTTCTTTACCACTCATTCTCGATGAAGTAGGCACATCTGTGTATTGTTTAAACTTACTTTTTAATCTGAATTGAACAAACATACCAATCAGCATAAATACTACTGATATCGCCATAATTCCCATTGTCATAGTTGCAATTTTTATTTATTCTTTAAAATTACAAACTATGCGCCAATTTTTATTGCTGACAAAAAGACAAAAAAAAGGGAAGAAAAATTTCTTCCCTTTTTAGAACTATTCAAAATTTATTACGCCATTGCCTCAGCTTTAGCTTTTCCGTTCAGAGAAGCAACAGGAGCTGTTTTTACAGTTTTAATAATACGTGCAGCCACTTTATATGGATCTGCAGCGCTGTTTGGACGACGGTCTTCTAACCAACCTTTCCAACCTCTTTCAACACTTCCGATAGGAATTCTGATAGAAGCTCCTCTATCTGATACCCCGAATTTAAATTCGTCGATAGCAGCAGTTTCGTGTTTACCGGTTAAACGAAGATGATTGTCCGGGCCATATACAGCGATATGTTCTTTAACATAAGGTCTGAAAGCTTCGCAGATTTGCTCAAATACTTCACGGCTTCCGCAAGTTCTTAAAGTAGTATTAGAGAAGTTAGCGTGCATACCACTTCCGTTCCAATCAAGGCTACCTAATGGTTTACATTCCCAATTGATAGAGATACCATATTTTTCGCCTATTCTTTCTAATAAATAGCGTGCTATCCAAATTTGGTCGCCGGCTTCTTTTGCACCTTTAGCGAAGATCTGGAATTCCCATTGGCCTGCAGCTACCTCTGCATTGATACCTTCAACATTCAGACCAGCTTCCAGACAAACATCTAAATGTTCTTCCACCATGTCACGGCCATAAGCATTTTTTGCTCCTACTGAACAGTAGTATGGTCCTTGCGGACGAGGGTATCCTCCATCAGGAAAACCGATTGGTTTGTTTGTTTCTGGATTCCAAAGGAAGTATTCCTGTTCGAAACCAAACCAAAAATCATTGTCATCATCATTGATCAACGCTCTGCCATTACTTACGTGAGCTGATCCGTCAGGATTCAATACTTCACACATTACCAGGTAACCATTTTTGCGTTGTGGATCCTTTGCTATGTAAACAGGTTTCAATAGACAATCTGAAGAACCGCCTGGTGCCTGCTCTGTAGAAGAGCCGTCAAAACACCACATTGGGCAATCTTCTAATTTGCCTGAAAAATCTTTTTCAATTTTTGTTTTGCTGCGTAAGCTTTGGATAGGTTGATAACCATCAAGCCAGATGTACTCTAATTTTGAGGATGACATATTGATTATTTTAAGTTAAAAAGTTGCATTTTGTCAAATCAATCACTCTCCACTTGCTTTTAAATAAGGCATTACCCTCTGCTGGAGGGCTTCAGGCAATACCTTTACGTTTTAAAGTTCGACAATGCGAAAATAAAAAATTTTCTTCTAAAAAAATGGATATTGTTTAAAAAAATATGTTTTTTATTTGTTAATGCGCCAAAAAAAAAATGATTTATACCTATAAAAACATATCAATAAATAAAATACGTCCTGATTTTATTAAATATTTGTATAAAATATTCATATGCAATTATATTTAATGTGATTAAATGTTGATGTATATTTTATTGATGGGGGCATACGCCCGATAGGAACGGATACCACGGTGAGGGTTTTGTGCGATGGTTTTGTGCCGTAGTAGTAGTGAATAGCGGGGCCAAAGTTGAGTAAAGAAATATCGCCGGCGTATTAATAAATAAAAAACCCCGATCTAAAGATCGGGGCAATTCATTATATAGAGTCTTAGCTTATTTGTACTGAGCAGATATACTATTTGATAATTCTGTCATTTTTTTCAAGCTTTCATCGTTTAGCACGCCTTTTTTAAATTCAGCTAAAATTTCAGGATGCTTATTTGTCATTTCTAGTAAGAAGTGATCTTCAAATGCTTTCACATTTTTAACAGCAACTTCTTTCAATAAACCTTGAGTACCTAAGTAAATGATCGCAACTTGTT
It contains:
- a CDS encoding HU family DNA-binding protein, whose product is MRKADLINQISEKTGIPKVDVLVSLETMFKEIKQSLIAGENIYIRGFGSFITKKRAAKIGRNIKKNIAVEIPEHYIPAFKPAKEFVQEVKNKKIEDTPISED
- a CDS encoding tetratricopeptide repeat protein; protein product: MKKQQIFLAAGGLCLLVILFIFGKTVAKKEPVAGMPANLGVPKFAVADLIKSAKQKLPLYQVDYLDKIENGVSRGDVKELQIKNLDALAGFWEDSVHDHDLHLFYTSESAKLVNSEKNLTFAAQLMLASLRNEQDIAKRGWKAEQAIELFDKAIVLNPNNDNLKVGKGSCYVFGKGMAGEAQETMKGIQELLQVVKRDSTNMEAQLVLGIGGVISTQYDKAINRLNIVVNNQPDNAEAISWLADAYAGKGDKQNALKWYQISKRIVNNPHYSKEVDERIKQLK
- a CDS encoding Rne/Rng family ribonuclease, whose protein sequence is MTKELIINVAPQGVEIALMEDKKLVELHNEKADANFAVGDLYLGKVKKLIPGLNAAFIDVGFEKDAFLHYTDLSPYVRSILKFTNLSIADKSEGGLDFGKFTVEPEIVKTGKIAEVLSGKPNVLVQILKEPIAAKGPRLSCELSLPGRFVVITPFNDIIAVSRKIHSAEERKRLHKIIEAIKPKNFGVIVRTAAEGKNTAELHDDLLSLVNTWKTIQKNLNGAVPPAKILSEQAKATSMLRDLLNEDFNRIVVNDKNIFNDTKNYIQRIAPEKVDIVTYYNNGSPIFDSFGITKQVKSSFGKTVNLPSGAYLIIEHTEALHVIDVNSGYKSVSNNQEQNALETNLEAAEEIARQMRLRDLGGIIVVDFIDMKLMDNRKRLADAMEEFMRTDRAKHAVLPISKFGLMQVTRQRMKPEMNINTSEVCPSCNGTGKISSTLVLEDEIEKNLSYLIMQKHKGLTVEVHPILFAYLTKGFPSKRRRWSWKYKQTIKLKANSNYHLTEFHFFDNNYDEIKL
- a CDS encoding zinc metallopeptidase, giving the protein MTMGIMAISVVFMLIGMFVQFRLKSKFKQYTDVPTSSRMSGKEVAQKMLRDNGIYDVDVVSVPGFLSDHYDPTKKTVNLSPDVFEGRNVAAAAVAAHECGHAVQHATAYSMLQLRSKLVPVTQISTNLSQWVILAGIGFMGFGGGNQTILLIGIVLFAVSTLFTVVTLPVEFDASARALKWLNTANITTSDEDAKAKDALKWAALTYVVAALSSIAMLVYYIMIYNGRSRD
- a CDS encoding glutamine synthetase beta-grasp domain-containing protein, with amino-acid sequence MSSSKLEYIWLDGYQPIQSLRSKTKIEKDFSGKLEDCPMWCFDGSSTEQAPGGSSDCLLKPVYIAKDPQRKNGYLVMCEVLNPDGSAHVSNGRALINDDDNDFWFGFEQEYFLWNPETNKPIGFPDGGYPRPQGPYYCSVGAKNAYGRDMVEEHLDVCLEAGLNVEGINAEVAAGQWEFQIFAKGAKEAGDQIWIARYLLERIGEKYGISINWECKPLGSLDWNGSGMHANFSNTTLRTCGSREVFEQICEAFRPYVKEHIAVYGPDNHLRLTGKHETAAIDEFKFGVSDRGASIRIPIGSVERGWKGWLEDRRPNSAADPYKVAARIIKTVKTAPVASLNGKAKAEAMA